From a single Lolium rigidum isolate FL_2022 chromosome 7, APGP_CSIRO_Lrig_0.1, whole genome shotgun sequence genomic region:
- the LOC124676231 gene encoding U2 small nuclear ribonucleoprotein B''-like gives MNECKDKGPDASSPTYPDVPTSQFGSSPARRLLLVCLLYIHVLVCVLLHGDQSSRSAKPPQEPPNNILFIQNSADQTSSMMVEVLFQQYPGFREVRMIEARPGIALVESDDENQSMVAMQALQGFRMSRRNQSLYRTPKNNDDPWDPQTVRRNL, from the exons ATGAATGAATGCAAAGACAAAG GTCCAGatgcctcttcgcctacttaccCTGATGTCCCTACATCCCA GTTTGGGTCATCACCGGCGCGCCGCCTTCTCCTCGTCTGTCTTCTGTACATCCATGTTCTCGTTTGCGTGCTACTCCAT GGTGATCAATCTTCTCGCTCTGCCAAGCCTCCACAAGAGCCACCAAACAATATCCTCTTCATCCAGAACAGTGCTGACCAGACGTCGAGCATGATGGTGGAGGTCCTGTTCCAGCAGTACCCTGGTTTCCGGGAGGTTCGGATGATCGAGGCTAGGCCAGGCATTGCTTTGGTGGAGTCCGATGACGAGAACCAGTCCATGGTTGCGATGCAAGCCCTCCAGGGTTTTAGGATGAGCCGGAGAAACCAATCACTATATCGTACGCCAAAAAATAATGATGATCCATGGGATCCCCAAACCGTCCGAAGAAACCTGTAG
- the LOC124671276 gene encoding probable indole-3-acetic acid-amido synthetase GH3.4 — protein MAQAAGSAAQCDKLRYLEQVTRFPDEVQRQLLREILAQNSGAEYLRRIGVSGDAPDADEAFRRLAPLTTYEDILPDVTRIANGDRSPILSGKPISEFLTSSGTSGGESKLMPTIEEDMDRRCLLYSFLMPVMNQFVPGLDQGKAMYLFFVKSERSTPGGLPARPVLTSYYKSPQFTHRAHDPFTVHTSPNEAILCSDVHQSMYAQLLCGLLQRTEVLRAGAIFASGFLRAIHFLEKNWVLLCDDIRAGTLNADIVTDPSVRRAVERVQLRADPALATALATEFCKPSWDGIVPRLWPNIRYIEVIVTGAMAQYVPTLNFYGGGLPLCSTMYASSESYFGLNLDPTCDPGDVLYTLLPSMCFYEFLPLRLSSSGEGGATEADLVDLVGVELGQEYELVVTTFAGLYRYRVGDVLRVEAFMHRSPQFRFLRRKNVLLSIDVDKTDECELHAAVSAAAGKLERFGASLLEYTSWADAAAVPAGRYVLYWELLSSAGGMAAVPAASMEDCCIAVEESLNSVYRQCRASGIIGPLQIRLVAGGTFDALMDEALSRGASVNQYKSPRCVSSKTQVELLDGRVLARYVSPRCPKQ, from the exons ATGGCTCAAGCGGCTGGAAGCGCGGCGCAGTGCGACAAGCTCCGCTACCTTGAGCAGGTCACGCGGTTCCCTGATGAGGTGCAGCGGCAACTGCTCCGGGAGATTCTGGCCCAAAACTCAGGGGCTGAGTACCTGCGGCGAATCGGCGTCTCCGGCGACGCGCCCGACGCGGACGAGGCCTTCCGCCGCCTCGCGCCGCTCACGACGTACGAGGACATCCTCCCCGACGTTACCCGCATCGCCAACGGCGATAGGTCGCCGATTCTCTCGGGGAAGCCGATCTCGGAGTTCCTCACGAG CTCCGGCACCTCCGGAGGAGAAAGCAAACTCATGCCGACGATCGAAGAGGACATGGACAGGAGGTGCCTCCTCTACTCCTTTCTGATGCCGGTCATGAACCAGTTCGTGCCGGGGCTGGACCAGGGAAAGGCCATGTACCTCTTTTTTGTCAAGTCGGAGAGGAGCACGCCAGGTGGgctgccggcgcgcccggtcctcaCCAGCTATTACAAGAGCCCTCAATTTACACACAGGGCCCACGACCCATTCACAGTGCATACCAGCCCCAACGAGGCCATCCTGTGTTCCGACGTCCACCAGAGCATGTACGCGCAGCTGCTCTGCGGTCTCCTCCAGCGGACGGAGGTTCTCCGCGCCGGCGCCATCTTCGCGTCCGGCTTCCTCCGCGCCATCCATTTCCTGGAGAAGAACTGGGTGCTCCTATGCGACGACATAAGGGCCGGCACCCTCAACGCCGACATCGTCACGGATCCCTCCGTGCGGCGCGCCGTGGAGCGGGTGCAGCTCCGCGCCGACCCGGCGCTGGCAACCGCGCTAGCCACCGAATTCTGCAAGCCGTCCTGGGACGGCATTGTGCCAAGGCTGTGGCCCAACATTCGCTACATCGAGGTCATCGTCACCGGCGCGATGGCTCAGTACGTTCCCACGCTCAACTTCTACGGCGGCGGCCTGCCGCTGTGCAGCACGATGTACGCGTCGTCGGAATCCTACTTCGGGCTCAACCTGGACCCGACGTGCGACCCAGGCGACGTCCTGTACACCCTACTACCTTCGATGTGCTTCTACGAGTTCCTCCCGCTCAGGCTCAGCAGCTCGGGAGAAGGCGGCGCCACCGAAGCGGACCTGGTAGACCTCGTCGGCGTCGAGCTCGGACAAGAGTACGAGCTGGTGGTCACCACGTTCGCGGGCCTGTACCGGTACCGCGTCGGCGACGTGCTCCGCGTGGAAGCGTTCATGCACCGCTCTCCGCAGTTCAGGTTCTTGCGCCGGAAGAACGTCCTGCTCAGCATCGACGTTGACAAAACGGACGAATGCGAGCTACATGCGGCGGTCAGTGCCGCGGCGGGGAAGCTGGAGCGCTTCGGCGCTTCGCTCCTCGAATACACCAGCTGGGCGGACGCGGCAGCAGTTCCTGCTGGCCGCTACGTCCTGTACTGGGAGCTCCTCAGCTCCGCCGGCGGCATGGCGGCCGTTCCGGCGGCTTCCATGGAGGATTGCTGCATTGCGGTGGAGGAGTCGCTAAACTCCGTCTACCGCCAATGCAGAGCATCGGGGATCATTGGTCCTCTGCAGATACGGCTCGTCGCCGGAGGGACCTTCGACGCGCTGATGGACGAAGCGCTCagcaggggagcttcggtaaaccAGTACAAGTCCCCCCGGTGCGTCTCCTCCAAGACGCAGGTCGAGCTCCTGGACGGACGGGTGCTCGCCCGCTACGTCAGCCCTCGCTGCCCCAAGCAGTGA